One segment of Pelodiscus sinensis isolate JC-2024 unplaced genomic scaffold, ASM4963464v1 ctg62, whole genome shotgun sequence DNA contains the following:
- the LOC102458729 gene encoding leucine-rich repeat and fibronectin type III domain-containing protein 1 gives MEKLLLPLLMLGSMVKAQHCPGRCICQNISPTLTMLCAKTGLLFVPPSIDRRTVELRLTDNFITIIRRKDFSNMTNLVHLTLSRNTISQVMPYAFADLRSLRALHMNSNRLAALRNEHFKGLGNLRHLILGNNQISNIQPASFDEFLATVEDLDLSYNNLETLPWEAIGQMVSLNTLTLDHNLIDHIAEGTFSQLHKLVRLDMTSNRLQKLPPDNLFLRAQVLANVRGSHPSTLTISFGGNPLHCNCELLWLRRLTREDDLETCASPEHLMDKYFWSIPEEEFICEPPLITRQYSTKAFIMEGQGVSLKCKAVGDPDPSIHWIAPDGKLIHNTTRTTVYDNGTLEVHITTLKDNGVFTCIASNAAGEATAPVEVCIVPLPLLVNNTGHMKEPDPGSSDITTSAKSGTNDTKNHLDKKIVAAELSSTSVVIHWPSERHIPGIRMYQIQYNSSLDDSLVYRMIPPSSRAFLVNDLAAGRAYDLCVLAVYDDGVTALTATRVVGCVQFTTEGETAQCHALHTQFLGGTMIIIIGGIIVASVLVFIIILMIRYKVHSGQEGHKKAKVSNVYSQTNGGQPPASKTTEDKYETFQEAEPKEAGPVEVEPKEAGPKEDTPTAPEQDKRDLKPGADLQTVALLSSEEGQPKGNMTGSLSLLRESGPGSQHRATLGSVGLFPRELSRTHHHRHSFDGDYSLFQSHSYPRRARTKRHMSTSQLNTEDCPLSQRRVTFSSTEWMLESTV, from the exons ATGGAAAaactcctcctgccccttcttaTGCTCGGCAGCATGGTGAAAGCTCAGCACTGCCCCGGGCGCTGCATCTGCCAGAACATCTCGCCCACCCTGACCATGCTATGTGCGAAGACAGGGCTGCTCTTCGTGCCTCCATCTATCGACCGGCGCACGGTGGAGCTGCGGCTGACGGACAACTTCATCACCATCATCCGGCGCAAGGACTTCTCCAACATGACCAACCTGGTGCACCTGACCCTCTCCCGCAACACCATCAGCCAGGTGATGCCTTATGCCTTCGCCGACCTGCGCTCCTTGCGCGCCTTGCACATGAACAGCAACCGGCTGGCTGCCCTCCGCAACGAACACTTCAAAGGCCTGGGCAACCTCCGGCACCTCATCCTGGGCAACAACCAGATCAGCAACATCCAGCCAGCCTCCTTCGACGAGTTCCTGGCCACCGTGGAGGACCTGGACTTGTCCTATAACAACCTAGAGACGCTGCCTTGGGAGGCCATCGGGCAGATGGTCAGTCTCAACACCCTGACCCTCGATCACAACCTCATCGACCACATCGCCGAGGGCACCTTCTCCCAGCTCCACAAGCTGGTGCGTCTGGACATGACCTCTAACCGGCTGCAGAAGTTGCCCCCAGACAACCTCTTCCTCCGGGCCCAGGTGCTGGCTAACGTCCGAGGCTCCCACCCATCCACCCTAACTATCAGCTTTGGGGGCAACCCCTTGCATTGCAACTGTGAGCTCCTCTGGCTCCGGCGCCTGACACGGGAGGACGACCTGGAGACATGCGCCTCTCCCGAGCACCTGATGGATAAGTACTTCTGGTCCATCCCCGAGGAGGAGTTCATTTGCGAGCCGCCCCTCATTACACGCCAGTACTCCACCAAGGCCTTCATCATGGAGGGCCAGGGTGTCAGCCTCAAGTGCAAGGCGGTAGGAGACCCCGACCCCTCCATCCACTGGATTGCGCCCGACGGGAAGCTGATTCACAACACCACCCGCACCACAGTCTATGACAATGGCACACTGGAGGTGCACATCACCACGCTCAAGGACAACGGGGTCTTCACCTGCATTGCCTCCAATGCTGCCGGCGAAGCCACTGCCCCCGTGGAGGTCTGCATCGTGCCGCTACCGCTGCTGGTCAACAACACGGGCCACATGAAGGAGCCCGACCCCGGCTCATCCGACATCACCACCTCTGCCAAGTCGGGCACCAACGACACCAAGAACCACCTGGATAAGAAGATTGTGGCGGCCGAGCTGAGCTCCACTTCAGTGGTGATCCACTGGCCCTCGGAACGGCACATTCCCGGCATCCGCATGTACCAGATTCAGTACAACAGCTCCCTGGACGACTCGCTGGTGTACAG gatgatccccccctccagcagggccTTCCTGGTGAACGACCTGGCGGCAGGCCGGGCCTACGACCTGTGTGTGCTGGCCGTCTACGATGACGGGGTGACGGCGCTGACGGCTACGCGGGTAGTGGGCTGTGTCCAGTTTACCACAGAGGGCGAGACCGCCCAGTGCCATGCCCTGCACACCCAGTTTCTGGGCGGCACTATGATCATCATCATCGGCGGTATCATCGTGGCCTCCGTCCTGGTCTTCATCATCATCCTCATGATCCGCTACAAGGTCCACAGCGGGCAAGAGGGGCACAAGAAGGCCAAGGTCAGCAACGTCTACTCCCAGACCAACGGcgggcagcccccagcctccaAGACCACGGAGGACAAATATGAGACCTTCCAGGAGGCGGAGCCTAAGGAGGCAGGGCCTGTGGAGGTGGAGCCTAAGGAGGCAGGGCCTAAGGAGGACACACCTACTGCCCCTGAACAGGACAAGCGAGATCTGAAGCCGGGTGCAGACCTCCAGACTGTGGCCCTGCTGTCCTCAGAGGAGGGCCAGCCCAAGGGCAACATGACTGGCTCCTTGAGTCTCCTCCGGGAAAGCGGGCCAGGCAGCCAGCAccgggccacgctgggcagtgtgGGCCTCTTTCCCCGGGAGCTCTCGAGGACTCACCACCACCGTCATTCCTTCGACGGGGACTATTCTCTGTTTCAGAGCCACAGCTACCCGCGCCGGGCACGGACAAAAAGGCACATGTCCACGTCCCAGCTGAACACGGAGGACTGCCCACTAAGCCAACGCCGGGTGACCTTCAGCAGTACCGAGTGGATGCTGGAAAGTACCGTCTGA